Proteins encoded within one genomic window of Rossellomorea vietnamensis:
- a CDS encoding histidine kinase, which translates to MRLNNTSNIRNWIFKSFLMMAVMTILLFFIVLQVYLFLSEDPSISLKLSIYLTTWLAIILFLLSIYFGFRTGYTFKGRIDDISTFVTLLRSGKFSARVDRYEHDELGILSDELNQLAVFIQEQVKSLQRLADEKSELADQAHQAAVMEERQRLARDLHDSVSQQLFALNMLSSAAQKSIGTDYKKVEIIVKQVAEIAGKAQGEMRALLLHLRPIDLKGGSLREALTILIRELKEKTQIEIDATLDGMEDLSKGTETHMFRIIQESLSNILRHSEATKVKIVTEKKGGFVTLYISDNGKGFNLKENKMTSYGLQTMRERAEEIGGLFQIRSKEKEGTYIDLRIPV; encoded by the coding sequence ATGAGATTGAATAACACCTCAAATATCCGAAATTGGATTTTTAAGAGCTTTTTAATGATGGCTGTCATGACCATTCTGCTTTTTTTTATCGTGTTGCAAGTTTATCTGTTCCTTTCAGAGGATCCCAGTATCTCTCTTAAACTTTCCATTTATTTAACCACTTGGTTGGCCATCATTTTATTCCTATTAAGCATTTATTTCGGTTTTCGTACAGGGTATACATTCAAAGGCAGAATCGATGATATATCCACCTTCGTCACCTTACTCCGAAGTGGAAAGTTCTCTGCGAGGGTGGACAGGTATGAGCATGATGAGCTCGGGATTTTATCGGATGAATTGAACCAGCTTGCGGTATTCATTCAAGAGCAGGTGAAATCACTTCAGCGGCTGGCAGATGAAAAGTCAGAGCTTGCCGATCAGGCTCACCAGGCTGCGGTCATGGAGGAGAGGCAGAGGCTTGCCAGGGATTTGCATGATTCTGTCAGCCAGCAATTATTTGCACTGAATATGCTTTCTTCCGCGGCGCAAAAAAGCATCGGGACTGATTATAAAAAGGTTGAAATCATCGTGAAACAAGTAGCCGAGATTGCAGGGAAGGCACAAGGTGAGATGAGGGCCCTTCTTCTTCATCTGCGACCGATTGACTTAAAGGGAGGAAGTCTTCGGGAAGCGCTAACCATCTTGATCAGAGAATTGAAGGAAAAAACGCAAATTGAGATCGATGCCACCCTGGATGGAATGGAAGACTTATCGAAAGGGACTGAAACGCATATGTTCAGGATCATCCAGGAGAGTCTTTCAAATATCCTTCGTCACTCGGAAGCAACGAAAGTAAAGATCGTGACGGAGAAAAAAGGGGGCTTTGTCACATTGTATATCAGTGACAACGGTAAGGGGTTCAATCTAAAGGAAAATAAGATGACCTCGTACGGACTTCAAACGATGAGAGAGCGGGCGGAGGAAATTGGAGGACTATTTCAGATTCGCTCCAAAGAAAAAGAGGGAACGTATATCGATCTCCGCATCCCGGTCTAA
- a CDS encoding response regulator transcription factor, with product MDKIKVMIVDDHEMVRLGMKTYLLTEDRIDFLGEAKSGNEAAKLAKLYMPDVILMDLLMEDGNGIEATRKILSFHPHCKIIILTSYYDDEKVFPAIEAGAHSYLLKTASAEEVTGAVYKAVKGESVIASKVADKMLNRFRPQERKAHEELTTREMDVLKCLGEGLTNQEISEELFIGIKTVKTHVSNILSKLGVADRTQAAIYANRNGILHKAGRKE from the coding sequence TTGGATAAGATAAAGGTAATGATTGTAGATGATCACGAGATGGTACGGCTGGGCATGAAAACCTATTTGCTGACAGAAGATCGGATAGACTTTCTTGGAGAAGCGAAAAGTGGAAATGAAGCGGCTAAGCTTGCCAAGCTGTATATGCCCGACGTCATATTAATGGATTTATTAATGGAGGATGGAAATGGCATTGAAGCCACAAGGAAGATCCTATCCTTTCATCCTCACTGTAAAATTATCATCCTTACAAGCTACTATGACGATGAAAAGGTGTTTCCTGCCATCGAAGCAGGTGCTCATAGTTACTTATTGAAGACGGCAAGTGCAGAAGAAGTTACCGGGGCGGTTTATAAAGCGGTTAAGGGTGAATCGGTCATAGCGTCCAAAGTTGCCGATAAGATGCTGAACCGATTCCGTCCCCAGGAAAGAAAGGCTCATGAAGAGTTGACGACAAGGGAAATGGATGTGTTGAAATGCTTGGGTGAGGGGCTGACGAATCAGGAAATTTCTGAAGAGTTATTTATCGGGATCAAGACCGTCAAGACCCATGTGAGTAACATTTTGAGTAAGCTTGGGGTCGCGGACCGGACCCAGGCAGCCATTTACGCGAATCGAAACGGGATACTGCATAAAGCCGGAAGGAAAGAGTAG